CAAACTTGATACACTTGCTCAAAAgatttcctcttttccctctctctaaCAACACCCAAAGGAACCAAGGGTACATACTGTTAGTACttccttttgtttcatttttttcaccTCGATTTGCAAATGGAACGAACAATGAGCATACCCCTTCAGCCTCCGACTTACGGAAATCTGATCACTGTTCTCAGCATTGATGGTGGTGGGATTAGAGGGCTTATCCCCGGAACTGTTCTTAATTTTCTAGAGTCCGAGCTTCAGGTGAGAACGCTCGTTATGACTTTTATCATATCCGTTGTTAGTATATTTCACCAATTTTGTTAGCGAATTCGCATGCTTCACaatctttagaaatttttgcCTAGCAAGAAAGTTTTTATCAATTATAGTGAACAAAGCAAAATTCAATGGGTTTATTatgaatttaaatgatttgCATGTAGTTCTCGTGATGCATGCATGCTAGTGAATGGTTTTATACATGCATGTTCTGAGCAAACTTTAACAGAACAGGACTGTTTTCtgtatatataaaatacatgCAACCGATTTTTATGTAATCCAGATATGATACATCAATCTCGAGCTAAAATTTTTTTACGAATTTTGCAGAAACTAGATGGCAAAGACGCAAGAATTGTAGACTACTTCGACGTTATTTCTGGAACAAGCACTGGCGGCCTCGTTACTGCCATGCTAACCACTCCCGATGGAAACAACCGCCCTGTATTCGCCGCAAAAGACATCAAAGACTTCTACCTCAATCACTGCCCTAAAATCTTCCCCCAAGACAGGTAAAGGAAAAGCATGAAGGAGTTGCTAATCTTTCTTCATGGTTTGATTATCTCTTAACTCATCGAAATTTATAAATGTCACTAAAACTATGCAGTTGCCCCTTCAAACCGGTCACGAAGATAATTAAAGCCGTGGCAGGACCCAAATACGATGGAAAATACCTTCACGATGTCGTGAGGGAGGAGCTTGGAGACAAAAGATTGCACCAAACATTGACAAATATCGTGATACCGACGTTCGATATCAAGAGCCTTCAGCCAACTATTTTCTCTAGCTACCAGGTCATTcatatcttcatcatcttcttgaaatttatttatggtCTTAAGGATATACAGACCATGAACTCTTACAAGGATAAGAAACATTATTCTCATCAAAATTTTGCCAGGTGAAGAAAGATCCGAGCGTGGATGCCTTGCTCTCGGACATATGTATTTCGACCTCGGCTGCTCCAACTTATCTCCCAGCCCATAAGTTTGAAACCAAGGACTTTACAGGCAAAGTGAGAGAATTCAACCTCATTGATGGGGGCGTAGCTGCAAATAATCCGGTAATATAATCGTATTGGCCTCCTTATAGATGAAATCTCAATAATTGCTCGAGACAGCTTGATTGGTTCAGTCTAAAATCTCTGCAACAAAATGACTTGAATACCGAGAGTTTGTTCTCTAATAAGGTGTGACAAAAACTAATTATCTGTGATATTCCCATTGTATAGACATTGGTTGCAATGGGAGAGGTGACCAAGACAATCATGGGAGGGAGTTCAGACTTCTTCGCTATAAAGCCAATGGATTACcggaggttcttggttatctcACTCGGAACAGGTACTAGCAAGGTTGAGGGGAAATACACAGCACATGAAGCGGCCAAGTGGGGAGTGCTGGGTTGGTTGACCAGCGGTGGCTCCCCATTGATCGACGTCTTCAGTCAAGCCAGCGCGGACATGGTCGACTTCCACCTCTCCGCCGTGTTTCAAGCCCTAAACCTCCAAGACAATTATCTTAGGATCCAGGTATATCTAGTATCTACAGATATTCGCATGAAAGATTCCCCAGACCAGACGAAAATTATTGATCGTCACATCTTCATGGCTTGATTTTTCAGGATGATACATTGAGTGGTGTTTTATCATCCGTGGATGTGGCCACGAAAAAGAACCTAAACGACCTGGTCAAAACTGGTGAGGCATTGTTGAAGAAGCCCGTCTCTAGGGTTAACTTGGAGAGCGGGGTGTGCGACCCCACGTCCAACCAAGAGACAAACGAAGAGGCTTTAAAAAGGTACATGCATTACAAATCACGAATAATCAATTTCGGGATAAGAAAAACTTAATGATTTTGCTACATTTTGCATTTTTAGGTTGGTTTGACTAATATAGCTTGCTTTTATATGTATATTGCAGGTTTGCTAAATTACTATCCCAAGAGAGACAGCTTCGCCTTGCAAGGTCGCCTCATGGACATGCCAATACACCGAAGTGATTATAATAGAGGGCCAGCGATCCTCTTGCATAATTTTGCTGGAATTGTAATTTCAACATGGGGACAAATTATTTGTcgttttttatataaaaaaattccttatGATTCTTTTATTCTTGAATAAACCTCTTGGGCCCAGGGCTAAGATAGACTTTTCTATTCTTATATAATCCCTTTGTAGGCTACGGCTAAGATAGTTTTTCTGCAATTTCTCTATTGTTCGTCAATCATTGGACACGAATGGTCGTAAGCAATCTTCTAAGGAACAAATTCTCATTACCGTCATCGCTTCGTATTATAATTATAGTGTTGTGTTCAGAGTCATAGTTGAGTCACATCTTCCATCTTGTCGTCTAGAAAATGGCTATATAGCACATCACCGTAAAAACAATTCTATAGGTTGAAACTATGGCTTAATTGACACGGGAAGATCTACTTTTACGGTTTTACAATTATGTGGGTAACATGGGACTATGATATATATTGCTCTTATTAACAAAACAATTTgacctaaaatttgagaaatgaTAACCCTACCTTAGAAAAATAAGAACCTAATTGCACATTCTTGTCCTGCTAAATGAAGGATATACAGCTAAACAAGGCAAACGGACAAGACAAGCAGGTGAAATCTTttcaattgttgaagaaaaaaaattatatgaactAACATACTGCAAATTTCCTTTctagaagaaaatataaaaaaaaaaattatatgaactAACATACTGCAAATTTCCTTTCTagaaggaaatataaaaaaattacatgaacTAACATACTGCAAATTTCCGTTCTAGAAGGAAATAT
The window above is part of the Eucalyptus grandis isolate ANBG69807.140 chromosome 6, ASM1654582v1, whole genome shotgun sequence genome. Proteins encoded here:
- the LOC104447923 gene encoding patatin-like protein 2, whose product is MERTMSIPLQPPTYGNLITVLSIDGGGIRGLIPGTVLNFLESELQKLDGKDARIVDYFDVISGTSTGGLVTAMLTTPDGNNRPVFAAKDIKDFYLNHCPKIFPQDSCPFKPVTKIIKAVAGPKYDGKYLHDVVREELGDKRLHQTLTNIVIPTFDIKSLQPTIFSSYQVKKDPSVDALLSDICISTSAAPTYLPAHKFETKDFTGKVREFNLIDGGVAANNPTLVAMGEVTKTIMGGSSDFFAIKPMDYRRFLVISLGTGTSKVEGKYTAHEAAKWGVLGWLTSGGSPLIDVFSQASADMVDFHLSAVFQALNLQDNYLRIQDDTLSGVLSSVDVATKKNLNDLVKTGEALLKKPVSRVNLESGVCDPTSNQETNEEALKRFAKLLSQERQLRLARSPHGHANTPK